The following proteins are encoded in a genomic region of Candidatus Paceibacterota bacterium:
- a CDS encoding DNA-directed RNA polymerase subunit beta translates to MQQLLKTKVFGSHNKALMEIPNLVQFQKDSYDYFIKEGIKNLLREVSPIRDYTTKDMSLEFLDYTIGEPKATEDKCKLKNLNYEAPLNINLRLNNYKTKGQNEQSVYFGDIPLMTDKGTFIVNGVERVIVSQLIRSPGVFFTMEYSQGRKLFGAKLLPAHGSWLEFETDGNDVINVRIDKKRKMPATILLRVFGIETDEEIKQLFAGIEKDNEIQYIENTLIKDPTHSRDEALLEMYRHLKPSDLAILDNAKNFVDGVFLRRDRYNLARVGRFKINQRLGIDSDPEDYNNYLLTKEDIIATLREIIKLNNDPEAEPDDIDNLSNRRVRATGELLEERVRIGLMRLKRGVQDRMSTYDPKSLTPAQLISPRYLSSALKDFLNTSELSQFMAQTNPLDELECKRRLTASGPGGLTKERATIEVRDVHPSHYGRICPIQTPEGQSSGLVVYLALYSRLNKYGFIETPYAKVTGKKVTNEIVWMDAFTEAKYKIAQGGVKLDEAGKIAENFVEARFQAEPGLYKSEDIEYVDVSPQQILSLAANLIPFLEHDDARRALMAAHMQEQALPCIRPEAPLVMTGFESVGARDSGQLLTAGHDGEITEVDSQHIAIKDIKGEVHNYPLKNFVLTNKSTCLMQKPRAEKGAKVKKGDLLADGAAMEKGNLAIGQNLTVAFMPWRGYNYEDAIILSEKVLADDRFTSIKLQEFVVDVRDTKNGPEMTTPDIPNVSEDKLKNLDEEGIVRIGAEVEDNDILVGKISHKGETDLTPEERLLKAIFGEEASDVKDTSLVLKHGSRGRVTNIRILSRDEGDKLDVGTLKQIKVEVAELRKVRVGDKLSGRHGNKGVISIVLPVEDMPYLEDGTPVDIILNSLGVPSRMNIGQILETHLGWAADKLNYHAVTPPFDGATETEIKEELNKAKLPESGQVTLYDGYTGEPFKQKITVGKVYMLKLDHMVADKIHMRSIGPYSLITQQPLGGRAHMGGQRFGEMEVWALEGYGAAYTLQEMLTIKSDDVIGRAAAYESIIKGEAIKPPHIPAAFNVITAELKALSLTIDTINNVSGIAESGSVPEA, encoded by the coding sequence ATGCAGCAGCTTCTTAAAACAAAAGTTTTTGGTTCTCACAACAAAGCCTTAATGGAAATTCCCAATTTGGTGCAATTCCAGAAAGACTCTTATGATTATTTCATAAAAGAGGGCATCAAAAATCTTTTAAGAGAAGTCTCTCCTATTAGGGACTACACGACCAAGGACATGAGCCTAGAATTTTTGGATTATACTATTGGAGAGCCGAAAGCTACAGAGGACAAATGCAAATTAAAGAACCTGAACTATGAAGCGCCCCTAAATATTAACTTAAGATTAAATAATTATAAGACCAAGGGGCAAAACGAACAAAGTGTCTATTTCGGCGATATTCCTTTAATGACCGATAAGGGCACTTTCATAGTAAACGGTGTAGAAAGAGTTATAGTCTCTCAACTTATTCGCTCCCCTGGAGTTTTCTTTACTATGGAATACTCACAGGGTCGCAAACTATTCGGAGCCAAACTTTTACCTGCCCATGGCTCTTGGCTGGAATTCGAAACGGATGGCAATGATGTCATTAATGTTAGAATTGATAAAAAGCGCAAAATGCCGGCGACTATTTTGCTTCGTGTTTTTGGAATTGAAACCGATGAGGAAATCAAGCAGTTATTTGCCGGTATAGAAAAAGATAACGAAATCCAATACATCGAGAATACTTTGATTAAGGACCCAACGCACAGCAGAGATGAAGCGCTTTTAGAAATGTATCGCCACCTGAAACCAAGCGATTTGGCTATTTTAGATAACGCCAAAAACTTTGTTGATGGAGTCTTCCTTCGTCGCGACCGTTATAATTTAGCTCGTGTTGGTCGCTTTAAAATTAATCAGCGTTTGGGCATTGATTCTGACCCTGAAGATTATAATAATTATCTCTTAACCAAAGAAGATATTATTGCTACTCTCCGAGAAATTATAAAACTTAATAATGACCCTGAGGCTGAACCAGACGATATTGATAATCTAAGCAATCGCCGCGTGAGAGCCACTGGCGAATTGTTGGAAGAAAGAGTACGTATCGGACTTATGCGCTTGAAGAGGGGGGTACAAGACAGGATGTCTACATATGACCCCAAGAGTTTAACTCCAGCGCAATTGATTAGTCCTCGTTATTTGAGTTCTGCCCTCAAAGACTTTTTGAATACTTCAGAGCTCTCGCAATTTATGGCACAAACCAATCCTTTGGATGAGCTAGAGTGCAAAAGGCGTTTAACCGCTTCCGGTCCAGGTGGTCTCACTAAGGAGAGAGCTACTATTGAAGTTAGAGATGTTCACCCTAGCCACTATGGTAGAATTTGTCCTATTCAAACACCCGAAGGTCAAAGCAGCGGTTTGGTGGTTTATTTGGCTCTCTATAGTCGTCTTAATAAATATGGCTTTATAGAAACTCCTTACGCCAAGGTCACTGGAAAGAAAGTGACTAATGAAATTGTGTGGATGGATGCCTTTACTGAAGCTAAATATAAGATTGCTCAAGGTGGTGTCAAATTGGATGAAGCTGGAAAAATAGCTGAAAATTTTGTGGAAGCCCGTTTTCAAGCAGAGCCTGGTTTATATAAGTCCGAAGATATTGAATATGTTGATGTTTCTCCTCAGCAAATTCTTTCTTTGGCTGCTAACCTAATTCCCTTCTTGGAGCACGATGATGCTCGGCGCGCCCTTATGGCTGCGCATATGCAAGAGCAAGCCCTGCCTTGTATCAGACCGGAAGCTCCCTTGGTAATGACGGGATTTGAGAGTGTGGGCGCTCGTGATTCTGGGCAACTTCTAACGGCTGGCCATGATGGTGAGATAACCGAAGTAGACAGTCAGCATATAGCTATTAAAGATATCAAAGGGGAAGTTCATAATTATCCTTTAAAGAATTTTGTTTTAACTAATAAATCTACTTGTTTGATGCAGAAGCCTAGAGCGGAAAAAGGCGCTAAGGTGAAAAAAGGCGATCTTCTTGCTGATGGCGCAGCTATGGAGAAGGGGAATTTGGCTATTGGACAAAATTTAACTGTTGCCTTTATGCCCTGGAGGGGATACAACTATGAAGATGCTATTATTTTATCAGAAAAAGTTTTAGCCGATGATCGTTTTACTTCTATTAAACTGCAAGAATTTGTAGTGGATGTTAGAGATACTAAAAATGGACCGGAAATGACGACACCGGATATCCCTAATGTTTCTGAAGACAAATTAAAAAATCTAGATGAAGAGGGTATTGTACGTATCGGTGCCGAAGTAGAAGATAACGATATTTTGGTAGGAAAAATATCTCATAAGGGCGAAACCGATTTAACTCCAGAGGAAAGGCTGTTAAAAGCTATCTTTGGCGAAGAAGCTAGTGATGTGAAAGATACCTCTTTGGTTCTAAAACATGGCAGTCGCGGTCGTGTAACTAATATTAGAATTTTGTCTCGTGATGAAGGTGACAAACTAGATGTCGGCACTCTTAAGCAAATAAAGGTAGAGGTAGCAGAACTACGTAAAGTAAGAGTGGGGGATAAACTTTCTGGCAGACATGGCAATAAGGGTGTTATTTCTATAGTTTTGCCTGTAGAAGATATGCCTTATTTAGAAGACGGTACCCCTGTTGATATTATTTTGAATTCTTTAGGCGTTCCCTCCAGAATGAATATTGGTCAAATTTTAGAGACTCATTTAGGTTGGGCTGCGGATAAATTGAACTATCATGCGGTGACGCCTCCTTTTGATGGAGCAACTGAAACAGAAATCAAAGAAGAATTAAATAAAGCTAAGTTACCAGAATCTGGTCAGGTTACTTTATATGACGGTTATACGGGGGAGCCTTTTAAACAAAAAATTACTGTAGGCAAGGTTTATATGCTGAAGCTAGACCACATGGTAGCCGATAAGATTCATATGCGTTCCATTGGTCCCTATAGTTTGATTACACAGCAACCCTTAGGCGGTCGTGCCCACATGGGTGGACAAAGATTCGGAGAAATGGAGGTCTGGGCTTTGGAAGGTTACGGCGCTGCCTATACCTTGCAAGAAATGCTTACCATCAAATCAGATGATGTTATCGGTCGCGCCGCTGCTTATGAATCTATTATCAAGGGCGAGGCCATTAAACCTCCCCATATACCCGCCGCTTTCAATGTTATTACCGCCGAGTTAAAAGCTCTTTCCCTCACTATTGACACCATTAATAATGTCTCAGGAATAGCAGAGAGTGGTAGTGTGCCAGAAGCTTAA
- the rpoC gene encoding DNA-directed RNA polymerase subunit beta', whose protein sequence is MDLEFNNYNTSTSNYNFNALRLRLASPEEIKSWSHGEVIKPDTINYRTQKPEKDGLFSERIFGPVKDYECACGKYKRMRYKGIVCDKCGVEVTKSIVRRERMGHIGLAVPVAHIWFLRNLPSRIGLVLDIPLPQIEKVVYYTAYIITKVDEEAKKQVLIDIDKEYKSKLKAVDSDQKQSLLDAYNAAKTEAKSIERKAVLSEAQYYNLSKKYGQIFEASTGSTPIFNLLKDIDLEAVAKDLRARLAKAVGESALKINRRLKLIEQFIASKARPEWMFLTNLPVLPPDLRPMVQLDGGRYASYDLNDLYRRVINRNNRLKKLMELKAPEVIIRNEKRMLQEAVDALLDNGMRRNSGSALQQSQHRPLRSLADILKGKQGRFRQNLLGKRVDFSGRSVIVIGPELDIDECGIPKTMALEIFKPFVIKELKERGLVFSIKAAHKMIEDGTDQVWEILEEIIKNKLVLLNRAPTLHRLGIEAFKPTLVEGLAIRIPALVCEPFNADFDGDQMAVHLPLSDEAQNEAKTRMLSSLGLLKPASGAPAMSPRHEMVAGCFWLTQNIPGTKGEGLAFNDEDEAVMAQTYGQIDLRAVVKIRKIKGDMQYKPLAEATETTVGRIIFNRNLPDDYPFINQSLVSKDFSSLTNKLIEKYGVDTTAQLIKGIQTLGFEYATLAGLSWSMDSIHKVPEKETIINSTDAQVASLEEQYNEGLLTKEEKERKEIVLWTEATDKISDSVKKLFDPTEATYTMIASGARGSWNQIMQMMGMKGLVVNPAGEIIKLPIKASYKEGLNALEYFLSTHASRKGQADTALHTADAGYLTRRLVDVAQSVVIREEDCHTDIFIEATKDYAQKLHESFYDLIYGRCLAEDFQEGEVNLKAGEMITREVAREIDHLSNPLVKIRTPLTCKSHVGVCQKCYGADLATNKMIQLGEAVGVVAAQSIGEPGTQLTLKNFHSGGVARAVDITQGLPRVEEIIEARPPKGEVPVVEVEGIVDSIVADGPYHIIKVTPIVAKEKAVTKRGRASNHSAIQSNVKIDEFGNWDYYLAKELNLYVKKNDRVQLGQSLSEGSLNPKVLHKVAGRRAVEEYLIQEIRAVYSLVNEAINDRHLELIVRQMLSRVQITDAGDSIFVAGEIVDKYRYLDVRDEMVKNKQKPPEATQVLTGITKVAENSNSFLASASFQKVAYTLIEAALEGKIDYLRGMKENVIIGRLIPAGTGYKAEAQTEN, encoded by the coding sequence ATGGACTTAGAATTTAATAATTACAATACTAGTACCAGCAACTATAATTTCAATGCGTTGCGATTGCGTTTAGCTTCTCCAGAAGAAATTAAAAGTTGGTCTCACGGTGAAGTTATCAAACCAGATACAATTAATTACCGCACCCAAAAACCAGAAAAAGACGGTTTATTTTCTGAAAGAATTTTTGGTCCTGTTAAGGATTATGAATGCGCTTGCGGAAAATATAAGAGAATGCGTTATAAGGGGATTGTTTGTGATAAATGCGGAGTAGAAGTCACAAAATCTATAGTGCGTCGTGAGCGTATGGGACATATTGGTTTAGCCGTGCCCGTAGCTCATATTTGGTTCCTTAGAAACCTACCCTCTCGCATAGGGTTAGTTTTAGATATTCCTTTGCCCCAAATTGAAAAAGTAGTTTATTATACAGCCTATATTATTACTAAAGTTGATGAAGAGGCTAAGAAACAAGTGCTCATCGATATTGATAAAGAATATAAGAGTAAATTAAAGGCGGTTGACAGTGATCAAAAGCAATCTCTACTTGATGCTTATAATGCTGCCAAAACCGAAGCTAAAAGCATTGAACGCAAGGCAGTGCTTTCCGAGGCTCAGTATTACAATTTATCTAAAAAATACGGACAGATATTTGAAGCTTCAACTGGTAGTACCCCTATTTTTAATTTGCTCAAAGATATTGACCTAGAAGCTGTAGCCAAAGACTTAAGGGCGCGTCTTGCCAAAGCGGTGGGAGAAAGCGCTTTAAAAATTAATCGCCGCTTGAAACTGATTGAGCAATTTATTGCTTCCAAGGCTCGTCCAGAATGGATGTTTCTCACTAATTTGCCCGTACTTCCTCCTGATTTGCGCCCCATGGTTCAGCTGGATGGCGGACGCTATGCCTCTTATGATTTAAATGATTTATACAGACGAGTTATTAATAGAAATAATCGTTTAAAAAAATTGATGGAGCTTAAGGCGCCAGAGGTTATTATTCGTAATGAAAAAAGAATGTTGCAGGAAGCCGTAGATGCTCTGCTCGATAACGGCATGCGTCGCAATAGTGGCAGCGCTTTGCAACAGTCTCAACACAGACCCTTGCGCTCCTTGGCTGATATCCTTAAAGGCAAACAAGGCCGTTTCAGGCAAAATTTATTAGGTAAAAGAGTTGATTTTTCTGGTCGTTCCGTAATTGTTATCGGACCAGAATTAGACATAGATGAATGCGGTATTCCTAAAACAATGGCCTTGGAGATTTTCAAACCTTTTGTTATTAAGGAGTTAAAAGAAAGGGGATTGGTATTTAGCATCAAGGCTGCCCACAAAATGATAGAAGATGGCACCGATCAAGTTTGGGAAATTCTCGAAGAAATTATTAAAAATAAATTGGTTTTACTCAATCGCGCCCCCACTCTTCATCGTTTAGGTATTGAAGCTTTTAAGCCCACCCTAGTGGAGGGTTTGGCTATTAGAATTCCTGCCCTTGTCTGTGAACCCTTTAATGCCGACTTTGATGGAGACCAAATGGCTGTTCATTTACCGCTTTCTGACGAGGCCCAAAATGAAGCTAAGACAAGAATGCTTTCCTCCCTTGGTCTCTTAAAACCTGCTAGTGGGGCGCCTGCTATGTCTCCGCGTCACGAAATGGTTGCCGGTTGCTTTTGGCTCACCCAAAATATTCCGGGAACTAAAGGAGAAGGCTTAGCTTTTAATGATGAAGACGAAGCCGTAATGGCGCAGACTTATGGACAAATTGATTTACGAGCCGTGGTTAAGATTCGCAAGATAAAGGGCGACATGCAATACAAACCATTAGCCGAAGCTACGGAAACAACTGTGGGCAGAATTATTTTCAATCGCAACTTGCCTGATGATTACCCCTTCATTAATCAAAGTTTAGTTTCTAAAGACTTCTCTTCTCTTACTAACAAGTTAATTGAAAAATATGGCGTGGATACTACTGCTCAGTTGATTAAGGGCATTCAAACCCTCGGGTTTGAATACGCTACTTTGGCAGGGCTTTCCTGGTCTATGGATAGTATTCATAAGGTACCTGAGAAAGAAACTATTATCAACTCCACTGATGCCCAAGTGGCTTCCTTAGAGGAACAATATAATGAAGGCTTGCTCACTAAAGAAGAAAAAGAAAGAAAAGAAATTGTTCTTTGGACAGAGGCTACGGATAAAATTAGTGATTCTGTAAAGAAATTGTTTGACCCTACCGAAGCTACTTATACCATGATTGCTTCTGGCGCTCGTGGCAGTTGGAATCAAATTATGCAAATGATGGGTATGAAAGGCCTAGTAGTTAATCCTGCTGGCGAAATTATCAAATTACCTATCAAAGCTTCTTATAAGGAAGGTCTGAACGCTTTGGAATACTTCTTGTCCACCCATGCTAGTCGTAAAGGTCAAGCCGATACCGCTCTGCATACGGCTGATGCTGGTTACTTAACAAGAAGACTGGTTGATGTGGCGCAATCTGTGGTTATTAGGGAAGAAGATTGCCATACCGATATCTTTATTGAAGCTACCAAAGATTATGCTCAAAAATTGCACGAATCTTTCTATGACCTTATTTATGGCCGTTGCTTAGCCGAAGATTTCCAAGAAGGGGAAGTGAATCTAAAGGCAGGGGAAATGATTACCAGAGAAGTGGCTCGTGAAATTGATCATTTGTCCAACCCTCTAGTTAAAATAAGAACACCGCTTACCTGCAAATCTCATGTAGGTGTTTGCCAAAAATGTTATGGAGCGGATTTGGCTACTAATAAAATGATTCAGCTCGGAGAAGCTGTTGGTGTGGTGGCTGCTCAATCTATTGGTGAGCCGGGTACTCAATTAACTTTGAAGAACTTCCATAGTGGCGGTGTAGCCAGAGCCGTTGATATTACCCAGGGTTTGCCTAGAGTGGAAGAAATTATTGAGGCGCGCCCGCCCAAAGGGGAAGTGCCAGTGGTAGAAGTTGAGGGTATCGTAGATTCTATTGTCGCCGATGGTCCTTATCATATAATTAAGGTGACTCCTATTGTAGCGAAAGAGAAGGCTGTTACCAAACGCGGTCGCGCCAGTAATCATTCTGCTATTCAGAGTAATGTTAAAATCGATGAATTCGGCAACTGGGATTATTATTTGGCCAAGGAGCTTAATCTTTATGTTAAAAAGAACGATAGGGTTCAGCTCGGACAATCCTTATCTGAAGGCAGTCTCAATCCCAAGGTTCTGCACAAAGTAGCTGGCCGGCGCGCAGTAGAAGAATATCTTATCCAAGAAATTAGGGCTGTTTATAGCCTAGTCAACGAGGCCATTAATGACAGACACCTGGAACTGATTGTCAGACAAATGCTTTCTAGGGTGCAAATTACCGATGCGGGAGATTCCATTTTTGTCGCCGGTGAAATTGTAGACAAATACCGTTATCTAGATGTGCGTGATGAGATGGTCAAGAATAAGCAAAAACCTCCTGAAGCTACTCAAGTTCTTACAGGCATTACTAAGGTGGCAGAAAACAGCAACAGCTTCCTGGCCTCTGCTTCGTTCCAGAAAGTTGCCTATACATTAATTGAAGCTGCTCTTGAAGGCAAGATAGATTACTTAAGAGGTATGAAGGAGAATGTCATTATTGGACGGTTGATTCCAGCTGGTACCGGTTATAAAGCCGAGGCCCAGACAGAGAATTAA
- a CDS encoding ATP-binding cassette domain-containing protein: MQKKLLKVAGLSIAASGKNILTRVNFTLPENSLTLLLGPNAAGKTSLAGAIMGLDAYTVKEGLIDFDGVNITKLSAPERAKLGIFLAWQKTPVIDSLKTIDFLEYLDSNNFAKEPFGKEKILVKGKTLGLGEEVLNRPLGVGFSGGELKKLEFLQLLILRPRLAIVDELEAGLDTRSLKMFAKIILTLKKNTTFLVISHQANWQNSLRADQSLTLKNGTIVKNRV; the protein is encoded by the coding sequence ATGCAAAAAAAACTTTTAAAGGTTGCAGGTCTTAGCATTGCCGCTAGCGGTAAAAATATCTTAACTAGGGTAAATTTTACTTTGCCAGAAAATAGTTTAACGTTGCTTTTGGGACCTAATGCCGCCGGGAAGACTTCTTTGGCCGGAGCCATTATGGGACTTGATGCTTATACTGTAAAAGAGGGTTTGATTGATTTTGATGGTGTAAATATTACCAAACTCTCCGCTCCAGAAAGGGCTAAATTAGGTATTTTTCTAGCCTGGCAAAAAACTCCAGTCATAGACAGTCTAAAAACTATAGATTTTCTTGAATATCTTGATTCTAATAATTTTGCTAAAGAACCTTTCGGTAAAGAAAAAATTTTGGTCAAAGGAAAAACTTTGGGACTGGGCGAAGAAGTATTAAACCGCCCTTTGGGGGTGGGCTTTTCGGGGGGAGAATTAAAAAAATTAGAATTTTTGCAATTGTTAATTCTGCGTCCTCGTCTAGCCATTGTTGATGAATTAGAGGCGGGTTTAGATACCCGGTCATTAAAAATGTTTGCCAAAATTATTTTAACCTTAAAGAAAAATACTACTTTTTTGGTTATTAGCCATCAGGCAAATTGGCAAAATTCCTTGCGGGCAGACCAAAGTTTAACTTTGAAAAATGGAACTATAGTAAAAAATCGAGTTTAA
- the sufB gene encoding Fe-S cluster assembly protein SufB, which produces MEEDQQLYTQLKKVVLAVSAQKQEPLWVREIRLNALKQFIKLALPAFLVPLVKINLHDLKYYLKPDINPDDWKKKKNQEFFQLMANMGIPEDDMLRLGGIGLQEESEMVYDSLEKKWQKEGVIFTSIDKAIQKYPKLVQKYFGSVIATDNNKFSALNTALFSGGSFLYVPKGVKVDKTIQVLYRINREEFGQFERTLIIAEPDSQVSYLEGCTAPMFAGGSLHAGVVEVIVNEGAKVRYGAVQNWSKEVYNLATKGAKVLKNGQIEWMDANFGSKLTVKYPLSDLRGDNSRAIYQSINSLTKGQTQYSGAKVIHSGKNTLTDISSKSLIFDGGYSYWQPFLQIKNTADSASNFSRCDNILFGNKATYVTEPITELDNVTAKTEVEGSLFKIEEETLNYLATRGIGTEEAYLILILSFYEPLSHWLPADYLLEIKQMLALTLSTSI; this is translated from the coding sequence ATGGAAGAGGATCAACAACTTTATACTCAATTAAAAAAAGTAGTGCTTGCTGTTAGCGCCCAAAAGCAGGAGCCCCTTTGGGTGAGAGAAATTCGGCTAAATGCGCTCAAACAATTTATAAAGCTTGCTTTGCCTGCCTTTTTAGTGCCCTTAGTTAAGATTAATTTGCATGATTTAAAATATTACCTAAAACCTGATATCAATCCAGACGATTGGAAAAAAAAGAAGAATCAGGAATTTTTTCAGCTCATGGCTAACATGGGCATACCCGAAGACGATATGTTGAGACTGGGCGGTATAGGATTGCAAGAAGAGTCGGAAATGGTTTACGACTCGCTAGAAAAGAAATGGCAAAAAGAGGGAGTTATCTTTACTAGTATTGATAAGGCTATTCAAAAATATCCCAAATTGGTGCAAAAATATTTTGGATCCGTTATTGCCACTGATAACAATAAATTTTCTGCCTTAAACACAGCCCTATTTTCAGGTGGCAGTTTTCTTTATGTTCCCAAGGGTGTCAAAGTAGACAAAACTATCCAGGTCCTGTATCGGATCAATAGAGAAGAATTTGGCCAATTTGAAAGAACTCTGATTATTGCGGAACCAGATAGCCAAGTTTCCTATTTGGAAGGTTGCACTGCGCCGATGTTTGCAGGAGGGAGTTTACATGCAGGTGTGGTAGAAGTTATTGTGAACGAAGGGGCTAAGGTAAGATATGGAGCAGTCCAAAATTGGTCTAAAGAAGTCTATAATCTTGCCACCAAGGGCGCTAAAGTTTTAAAAAACGGTCAAATTGAATGGATGGATGCTAATTTTGGTTCTAAATTAACAGTCAAATATCCTTTATCAGATTTGAGAGGAGATAATAGCCGGGCTATTTATCAATCTATTAACTCTCTTACCAAAGGGCAGACCCAATATAGTGGCGCTAAAGTCATCCATTCAGGGAAAAATACTTTGACAGACATTAGTTCTAAAAGTCTTATCTTTGATGGGGGGTACAGTTACTGGCAACCCTTCTTGCAAATTAAGAATACGGCTGATTCAGCCAGTAATTTTTCTCGTTGTGATAACATTCTCTTTGGCAATAAAGCCACCTACGTTACCGAGCCTATAACTGAACTAGACAATGTTACTGCCAAAACAGAAGTTGAAGGTTCCCTTTTCAAGATAGAAGAAGAGACTTTAAATTATTTGGCGACCAGGGGGATTGGCACAGAGGAAGCCTATTTAATCCTTATTTTGAGCTTTTATGAGCCCCTCAGCCATTGGCTTCCCGCTGACTATCTTTTGGAAATTAAACAAATGTTAGCGCTTACTCTTTCTACTTCAATCTAG
- a CDS encoding SufD family Fe-S cluster assembly protein — MSKITEVVLNLNALKSAQPVSFRVPAYHQLNLTVTGSFKESKTYEYALSILLTGAKSTANVEGKFFICNGSRCHLIFTAKDTPKAKAASINLNLKGLLFDEASRIFVKQQITLRHKDSHLKHSLAFGSLNKDILNYLDSRGVDKNWLRSYLENNYTNLT; from the coding sequence ATGTCTAAAATAACTGAGGTTGTTCTTAATTTAAATGCGTTAAAATCTGCTCAACCAGTTTCTTTCAGAGTGCCAGCATATCATCAATTAAACCTAACTGTAACAGGCAGTTTTAAAGAGTCTAAAACCTATGAGTATGCTTTGTCTATTTTACTTACAGGGGCAAAGAGTACTGCTAATGTGGAGGGTAAATTTTTTATTTGCAATGGCAGCCGTTGCCATTTAATTTTTACTGCCAAAGATACTCCCAAAGCGAAAGCGGCTTCCATTAATCTAAATTTAAAAGGTTTGTTATTTGATGAAGCTAGCCGTATTTTTGTTAAACAGCAGATCACCCTTCGTCATAAGGATAGCCACCTTAAACATAGCTTAGCTTTTGGCAGTTTAAATAAGGATATTCTCAATTATTTAGACAGTCGAGGGGTTGATAAGAATTGGCTTAGAAGCTATTTGGAAAATAATTATACCAATCTTACCTAA
- a CDS encoding cysteine desulfurase, producing MSQDYFPILKKKGAKGIPLVYFDNAATTQKPQSVLDAMNEVYTSFNANIYRGNYYWSEKTTIAYDSARQKVASFIGASAEEIVFTRNTTESINLIAQILARDYFKKGDEIILSIAEHHSNYLPWWQLAQTHRVKLKVIGLDSEGYFDLDEFRKTLSSKTKLVAIAGVTNVLGTISPLKEIINLSHQAGSLVLVDGAQLVPHLSLNVADLNCDFLAFSGHKMYGPTGIGVLYAKKLWLARTEPFLLGGEMINDFDGQAVCWANLPRKFEAGTPAYVEAIGLGAAIDYLNEADFTAIQEKEKLLVKNTLSGLKDIKEVTILGPQTIKDRCGIIAFNLKGIHAHDLSELLAEKGIMVRAGVHCAGPLHSWLKIPASARLSFGAYNTLKEVKYFLKTLQEINRSINYEKK from the coding sequence ATGTCTCAAGACTATTTTCCTATTTTGAAGAAAAAAGGAGCCAAGGGAATCCCTTTGGTTTATTTTGACAATGCCGCAACAACTCAAAAACCCCAAAGCGTTTTAGATGCTATGAACGAGGTTTATACTTCGTTCAATGCCAATATCTATCGAGGGAATTACTATTGGTCAGAGAAGACCACTATTGCTTATGATTCTGCCAGGCAGAAAGTAGCAAGCTTTATAGGGGCAAGTGCCGAGGAAATTGTTTTTACTCGCAATACTACTGAAAGCATCAACCTAATAGCCCAAATTTTAGCTAGAGATTATTTTAAAAAAGGAGACGAAATTATTCTCTCTATCGCCGAGCATCATAGTAATTATCTTCCTTGGTGGCAACTAGCCCAAACGCATCGCGTGAAATTAAAAGTGATTGGCCTGGATAGTGAGGGTTATTTTGATTTAGATGAATTTAGAAAAACATTATCTTCTAAAACTAAATTAGTAGCAATCGCCGGGGTGACCAATGTTTTGGGAACCATAAGTCCTCTCAAAGAAATTATTAATCTGTCCCATCAAGCAGGCTCTCTGGTATTAGTGGATGGCGCCCAATTAGTTCCTCATTTATCTCTTAATGTCGCCGATCTAAATTGTGATTTTTTGGCTTTTTCTGGGCATAAAATGTATGGACCTACTGGTATAGGGGTTCTTTATGCGAAAAAATTATGGTTGGCCAGAACGGAGCCTTTTCTTCTCGGCGGAGAAATGATAAATGATTTTGATGGCCAAGCTGTTTGTTGGGCTAATTTGCCGCGAAAATTTGAAGCCGGGACACCAGCTTATGTCGAAGCTATTGGCTTGGGGGCCGCTATCGACTATTTAAATGAAGCGGACTTTACTGCCATTCAAGAAAAAGAAAAATTGCTTGTAAAAAATACCTTATCCGGATTAAAAGATATTAAAGAGGTTACCATTTTGGGACCCCAGACAATCAAAGATCGTTGTGGTATTATTGCCTTCAATCTTAAAGGCATTCATGCGCATGATTTGAGCGAGCTTTTAGCCGAGAAGGGTATCATGGTCAGGGCGGGAGTGCATTGTGCCGGACCATTACACAGTTGGCTCAAAATACCAGCGTCGGCTCGCCTCAGCTTTGGGGCATATAACACTTTGAAGGAAGTAAAATATTTCCTCAAAACGCTGCAAGAAATTAATCGATCGATAAATTATGAAAAAAAATAA